The Pseudomonas sp. KU26590 genomic sequence TCGTACACAAAAAGCCCAAACACCGCAAAAAGGCGACTTTGGTGCAGGCTGAACGCAGGTCTCGCGCAGTGGGCCGAGCCGCATGGATGCGGCGAGAGCGCCGTCAGGACAGGGATGTCCGTTCGGCGCGGGCCCACGGAGCGAGACCGGAGTGAAGGAACCCGACGAAGTCGGGCCCAACCGAGAGCAGGCACTTTTGGTTACTTTTAGTGCTTTTTAAAAGTAACTCGCCGAAGGCGAAACAGTCGAGCCGTTAGGCCGACGCTCTTGATCTTAAACGCTTTTAAAACAAAAACGCCCCGAAGATCGGGGCGTTTTCACTACAGCATCAGCTCACATCAATGCGACACCGCACCACTGGCCCCAAGGCCCGTCTGCGAACGCACGAATTGCGGCATGAACAACGCACGCTCACCTTCCGCCGCCTTCGACTTGTCCGTAATCGAGAAAAACCAGATCCCGGCAAACGCAATCGCAATCGAAAACAACGCCGGGTACTCGTACGGGAAAATCGCCTTCTCGTGATGCAGAATCTGCACCCAAATCGTTGGGCCGAGAATCATCAACACCACGGCACTGATCAAACCCATCCAGCCGCCGATCATCGCGCCGCGAGTGGTCAGGTTTTTCCAGTACATCGAAAGCAACAGCACCGGGAAGTTACAGCTCGCCGCAATGGAGAACGCCAGGCCCACCATGAACGCGATGTTCTGACTTTCGAACGCGATACCCAACCCTATCGCCACCACCGCCAACGCAACCGTGGTGTATTTCGACACACGGATCTCGTCTTTCTCGTTGGCCTTGCCCGCCTTGATCACACTGGCGTACAAGTCGTGGGACACCGCCGAAGCACCGGCCAGCGTCAAGCCTGCCACCACAGCGAGAATAGTCGCGAACGCCACCGCCGAGATGAAGCCCAGGAACAGACTGCCCCCGACCGCATCGGCCAGGTGAATCGCCGCCATGTTGTTGCCGCCGAGCAGCGCGCCCGCCGCGTCCTTGAACGTCGGGTTGGTGCTGACCAGCAGGATCGCGCCGAAACCGATGATGAAGGTCAGTATGTAGAAGTAACCGATGAAACCGGTCGCGTAGAGCACCGACTTACGGGCTTCCTTCGCATCACTCACAGTGAAGAAGCGCATCAGGATATGGGGCAGGCCCGCGGTACCGAACATCAGCGCCAGACCCAGTGAGAACGCCGAGACCGGATCTTTCACCAGACCGCCCGGGCTCATGATCGCCTCACCTTTGGGGTGAACCTTCACGGCTTCGGAGAACAGCACGTTGAAGTCGAAGTTGACGTGCTTCATCACCATCAACGCCATGAACGACGCGCCGGAGAGCAACATCACCGCCTTGATGATCTGTACCCACGTGGTCGCCAGCATGCCGCCGAACAGCACGTACAGGCACATCAGGATACCGACGAGCACCACCGCCACGGCATAGTCCAGCCCGAACAACAGCTGGATCAGCTTGCCGGCGCCAACCATTTGCGCGATCAGGTAGAACGCCACGACCACCAGCGAACCGCAGGCGGACAGGGTACGGATTTCCTTTTGCTTCAGGCGATAGGACGCCACGTCAGCGAAGGTGTACTTGCCCAGGTTGCGCAGGCGTTCGGCGATCAGGAACAGGATGATCGGCCAGCCGACGAGGAAGCCGATGGAGTAGATCAGACCGTCGTAGCCGGAGGTGTAGACCAGCGCGGAAATCCCCAGGAAGGACGCCGCCGACATGTAGTCACCGGCGATGGCCAGACCGTTCTGGAAACCGGTGATCTTGCCGCCTGCCGAGTAATAGTCCGACGCTGTCTTGTTCTTCTTCGACGCCCAGTAGGTGATGTAAAGGGTGAAACCGACAAAGACCACGAACATGATAATCGCCGACACGTTCAACGGTTGTTTCTGCACCGCACCGGTCAGCGCTTCGGCTGCCCAGAGTGTCGGTGCGAAAGCAGCAAGGCCGAAGGCCGCAAGCAGGCGCCGAATCATTGCTGTGCCTCCTTCAGGATGGCGTTGTTCAAGTCATCAAATTCACCGTTTGCGCGGCGAACGTAGATGGCGGTCAGCACAAACGCAGACACAATCAGCCCGACGCCGATCGGCATACCCCACGTGATGGTTGATGTGGCGCTGAGTTTAGCGCCGAGAATCTGAGGCCCATACGCAATCAAAAGGATGAATGCGGCATAGAGCCCAAGCATGATTGCCGAGAGAATCCAGGCGAATCGTTCCCTTTTCGAGACCAGCTCCTTGAAACGCGGGCTGTTCTGAATCGAGAGGTAAATGCTGTCGTTCATTGTTTTTGTCCTCGCAGCACAGATGGATGTCACGGTTTGCACTTTAGTCCGCTCTGCGATGCACTCCAGACGACCTTAGTATTAGAACGACATTAGTTGATGTTCGAAGGATTGCCTCTTTTGCATGCGGTTGATTGCGCCTAAGGCTCGGGGCAATAAAAAACCGCCTGGCGACGGCGCGCCAGGCGGTTCGGTACAACGTTAAATCTTTATGACCGATTACTTACCGGTCCACTCTTTGACGCGATCCGGGTGTTTGGCAACCCAGTCCTTGGCCGCTGCTTCAGGCTTGGCGCCATCCTGGATGGCGAGCATGACTTCGCCAATTTCATCTTTGTTGGTCCACTGGAATTTCTTCAGGAAATCCGCGACGTCCGGGGCCTTCTTGGCAAGGTCCAGGCTGCCGATGTTGTCGACGGTTTCAGCCGCACCATAAACGCCCTTCGGGTCTTCGAGGAACTTCAGCTTCCATTTCGCGAACATCCAGTGCGGCACCCAGCCGGTGACGGCGATGGATTCTTTCTTGTTCTCGGCGCGGGTCAGCTCGGCGATCATGCCGGCGCCGGAACTGGCCTGCAGCTTGTAACCGTCCAGGCCGTAATCCTTGATCGCCTGATCGGTCTTGATCATCACGCCTGAACCAGCGTCGATGCCGACGATTTTCTTCTTGAAGGACTCGTCGGTCTTGAGGTCCGCCACCGAGTTGGCTTTCACGTACTCCGGCACGATCAGGCCGATTTTCGCGTCCTTGAAGTTGGGGCCGTAGTCGGTGACCTTGTCTTTGTTCTTGGTCCAGTACTCGCCGTGGGTCACGGGCAACCAGGCCGACAGCATCATGTCCAGTTTGCCGGTCGCGACGCCCTGCCACATGATCCCGGCCGCAACAGCCTGCAGCTTCACCGGATAACCCAGTTTCTGTTTGATCACTTCGGCAGCGACGTTGGTGGTTGCAACACTGTCGGACCAGCCATCGACGTAACCGATGCTCAGCTCGGGTTTGGCGTCGGCGTGGGCCAGCGTGGCACTGATGGCCAATGCCAGCGCGGCACTGACACCCAGGATTTTTCGCATCGTCATTTTTACTTCCCCGGTAGTCCAGAACCCGACAGCGGTCGGGCGTCGTTAACGTTCTTATAACGTCGCACTCGCGCCCTGGTTCGGGGCAAGCCACGCGTTTCACGCTTCCACCATGTGCCTGCGCAGCCGCAATCGCTGCGTGGGCGATTGATCATCAACCCCCACACACCTTGTGCCTTTCCTGCCAGCGACACCCAGCCACCCGGTAAACGACATCACCGGGCCATCAACGACAGGCAGGTCGTAAAGAGGCTAGCGACTCGTCCGGAAATTGCATGGTTTGAAAAGCGCTGGCCGGATGAGGTGTGTAGGAGCGTGGCTTGTCCCGCGATCTGGCGCGCAGCGGCAGCAATGCAATGCAATGCAATGCAATGAATGCGGTGTATCAGCAAGCATGGCGTCGCGAGGTTTAACGACTGCTCCGCAGCCGATCGCGGGACAAGCCACGCTCCTACAGATGTAACCGCGTCATCTTGCTAAGATGCCGCCCTTCGCCCCACTTCGGCCCCATTATGTCCGCACCGTCCCGCTCGCCTGTCGCCCTCCTTTATCTGTTCTCGTGTGTGATTGCCCTGCTTGGCCTGTGCGGCTATTGGTACTGGCTGGGCAAGCCGGTAATCCTGCCGGACGCCGCCACGCCGACCCACAAACTGCAATGCGCGTCCTACACACCCTTCGACAAGGATCAATCCCCGTTCGACCAGCCGTTCACCCTGCGCCCCGCGCGCATGGATGCTGACCTGGCGCTGCTGGCGACGCGCTTCGACTGCGTGCGCACCTACTCAATGACCGGCATGGAGACGCTTCCCGACATCGCGCGCAAGTACGGCCTCAAGCTGATGCTCGGCGCCTGGGTCAATGGCAATCCGATCGACACGGCCAAGGAAATCAAGGCCCTGGTCATGGCCGCTAACACCCACCCGGATGTCGTGACGGCAGTGATCGTTGGTAACGAAAGCCTGTTGCGCAAGGAAGTCACCGGCGCTCAACTGGCCACGCTGATTCGTCAGGTGAAAGCGCAGGTCAAGCAGCCGGTCACCTACGCAGACGTCTGGGAATACTGGCTGCAATACCCGGAAGTCGCGCCTGCCGTGGATTTCCTGACGATCCACCTGCTGCCGTACTGGGAAGACGACCCCAGCGGCATCGACAAAGCCCTGTCCCACGTCGCGCAGATCCGCGAAGAGTTCGGCAAGACATTCGCGCCCAAGGACATTCTCATCGGCGAGACCGGCTGGCCCAGCGAAGGCCGCCAGCGTGAAACGGCGCTGCCCAGCCGGGTCAACGAGGCACGGTTCATTCGCAGTTTCGTCGCAATGGCCGAGCAGCACGGGTGGCACTACAACCTGATCGAAGCGTTCGACCAGCCGTGGAAGCGTCAGTCCGAAGGCGCAGTGGGCGGTTACTGGGGGCTGTTCGACGCAGATCGTCAGGACAAAGGCGTGCTTGCCGGGCCGGTATCGAACCTGCCGTTGTGGCCATTCTGGCTGACAGTCAGTGGCGCGATCGCCGTGCTGGCGCTGGCGTGGGCGGGGCGGGTCAACCATCCACGCAGCGCGCTGATGCTTCCGGTGCTGGCGGCGTTCGCCGGTTGCTGCATCGGCACCTGGGGTGAATTGGCCCGGGTAAACAGCCGCTTCGCTGGCGAATACCTGTGGGCAGTGGCACTGGTGGCGCTGAATCTGTTGGTGCTCGCCCACGCCGCATTGGCGTTGTCCGCCCGCAGAGGCTGGCGCGAACGGGTCTTCGCCTGGCTGGACGCGCGGGCGGGATGGTGGTTGTGCGCCAGCGGGTTCGCGGCGGCAGTGATGATGCTGGCGATGGTCTTTGATCCGCGCTACCGCAGCTTCGCGACGGCCACCCTGTGGCTGCCCGCCTTGGTCTACCTGATTCGCCCGGCTGCGGCACCGCGCCGAGAGATCGGCCTGCTGATGTTCATCGTCGGCGCGGGCATCGTGCCGCAGCTGTTTCGCGAAGGCGTGAGCAATCCCCAGGCATGGGCGTGGGCGGGCGTGAGCCTGCTGATGGCGCTGGCACTGTGGCGCAGCGTGCGCATCGGCGCTCCGGTCAAGGCGCCGAAGAGCGCCGCCAAGGCTGTGTAACCGAGTGTGCAGTGGGACGGATACATTGTGTTACCGCCGAGGGACTGAAAAGCCCGAAGGCGGGTAACACGGAAACAGAATTCCGTTACATAGCAGGGAGGCCAATTGATCGGATTTCGCAAGCCACTGATTTATAAGTGATTTCAAAAGTTGGCACGCACCCTGCTATATCTCCTGCATAACAAGAACAAAATGTGAAAACCCAATAAAAATAAGATGAATCGGCTCTGACATAACAAGAACAACGGCACAGAGACGCAGCCAACAGATTTTTTTGGAGTAGAAACGCTTTACCGAGGCCCCGGCCTCGCAGCCCGACAGAGAACTCTAAAACTACCCCCAGGTAGCGGCCAGAACGGGTTGGATCACCTCTCGCAGAAGAGGAATCAAAGCAGGTCAGCGCTCAAAAAAATACGTTTGCTCTTGTATCCCGAATGGGGATCACCGAAGACGCTGTAAAGGGACCGGTTGCCAATAACAACAACAGACCGCCCTACAATAATAAGAAAGCGCACGTGCAACGATTAAAAGGGGAGCCTCGGCTCCCCTTTATGCTGTCTGGTGTTTGGCTTTCAGCCTTTAGTTTTTTAAGTCACGCCTGCCGAGCGCGCACCAGGCGCAACCCGGCAATCACCACTGCAAACACCGCAAGACTCGCCGTGTAGAGCACCAGCGCGAGTATCCCCAGCAGCAAGCCAACCACCGCGAGCGCTCGGCCGACCTGACGTGGCACAAAGAACGCGACCAGCGATGCGATCAGCGCGCCCCATCCGAACACACCGAAGTGAATCAACAGGCCCAGGTTCGAGCGCAACTGGCACTGCCATTTCGACGCATCGTCAGCGCAAATTCCCACCCATTGCACGTCTTCCATCAGGCCGTAGCGCAAGCCGTAACTGACGGCGAGCCACAGCACCAGAATAAAAAACAGCACCAACAACGGCAGACGACGGGACACGACACACTCCAGAAAATAACCAACGGCGGGCAGCATAGCCGCAGCCGCCCGGGCAAAACCATACGGGCAATAAAAAGCACGAGCAGACAGGCCAGAAGTGCCATAACCTGTATCGTCGCGGAGGGTCATGCAAGAGCCACTTGCCGTCACGGCACTTTGGCATTACACCCGTGTCATAGCCTGCGTATTTCAACAGCACATCATTCCCAAGGGATTCAGTCATGCTTCGTTTTCTGCGCCTCGCCGCCTTATCAGGCGGCCTGTTTTTGAGTGCGTCCGTGATGGCGGTCGATATTGATCCGTCCAGCTATGGCTTCCCCTTGACCAATCCGTTCGAAGCGACCATCGCCACGACCCCAGCGGATTTGCGTGCCAAGGTGCCTGAAGACGCCGACATCGATCAGGACGATTACAGCCTCACCATGCGCCCGGAGCGTGAGTTCACACTGCCGGACAACTTCTGGGCTGTGAAGAAACTGCACTACCGCCTCGCCAAACAAGACCACCCTGCACCGCTGATCTTTCTGATTGCCGGCACCGGCGCGCCTTACAACAGCACCCTTAATGAATACCTGAAGAAGCTTTATTACGGCGCCGGTTATAACGTCGTACAGCTTTCGTCGCCCACCAGCTACGACTTCATGAGCGCCGCCTCGCGTTTCGCCACCCCAGGCGTCACCAAGGAAGACGCCGAAGACTTGTACCGTGTCATGCAGGCCGTTCGCGCCCAGCAGTCCAAGCTGCAGGTCACCGAGTATTACCTGACCGGCTACAGCCTCGGCGCACTGGATGCGGCGTTCGTCAGCAAACTTGATGAAACCCGTCGCAGCTTCAACTTCAAGAAAGTGCTGCTGATCAACCCGCCGGTGAACCTGTACACGTCGATCACCAACCTCGACAAGATGGTGCAGACCGACGTTAAAGGCATCACCAACAGCACGACGTTCTATGAACTGGTGCTGCAGAAGCTGACCCGCTACTTCCGCGAAAAAGGCTACATCGACCTGAACGATGCACTGCTGTTTGACTTCCAGCAGTCCAAGCAGCACCTGTCCAATGAACAGATGGCCATGCTGATCGGCACCTCGTTCCGCTTCTCCGCCGCTGACATCGCGTTCACCTCCGACCTGATCAACCGTCGCGGCCTGATTACCCCGCCGAAGACCCCGATCAGCGAAGGCACCAGCCTGACGCCGTTTCTCAAGCGCGCGCTGCAGTGCGATTTCGACTGCTATGTAACCGAGCAGGTCATCCCGATGTGGCGTGCGCGCACCGACGGCGGCAGCCTGTTGCAACTGGTTGATCAGGTCAGCCTGTACGCGCTGAAGGATTACCTGGCGAGCAGCAAGAAGATCGCTGTGATGCACAACGCCGACGACGTGATCCTCGGCCCGGGCGATCTCGGTTTCCTGCGCAAGACATTTGGCGATCGCCTGACCGTTTACCCTTACGGCGGTCACTGCGGCAACATGAACTATCGCGTCAACAGCGACGCCATGCTGGAGTTTTTCCGTGGCTAAACGTCTATTGCTTATCGCTGCCCTCCTCTGTGCTGGCGCCGTCCACGCGGCCGACGCGCCGATCGTTTCCCAGGCAGCCCCGGTCAAGCGGATCGACAACCCGGATGGGTTCACCGAGCCGTTGAAGTCGCTGAAATTCAACCCGGGTCTGGATGCTCAGGAGTTCGAGCGTTCGTCGCTCAACGCGCTGAATGTCTATGATCCGCTGGAGTCCTGGAACCGTCGGGTTTACCACTTTAACTATCGCTTCGACGAGTGGGTATTCCTGCCGGTGGTCAACGGCTACAAATACGTGACGCCAAGCTTCGTGCGCACGGGCGTCAGCAACTTCTTCAGCAACCTGGGCGATGTGCCTAACCTGCTGAACAGTCTGCTGCAGTTCAAGGGCAAGCGTTCGATGGAAACCACCGGCCGCCTGATCGTCAACACCACTCTGGGCATTGCCGGGCTGTGGGACCCGGCGACCATGATGGGCCTGAAGAAACAGAGCGAAGACTTCGGTCAGACCCTGGGTTTCTATGGCGTCCCGGCCGGTCCGTACCTGGTGCTGCCGATCCTCGGCCCGTCGAACCTGCGTGACACTGGCGGCCTGGTCTTCGACTTCACGGCTGAATCGCAGATCAACTTCCTCAACGTCGCCCAGGTCAGCGAAGACCATCCCGAGCTGTACCTGCTGCGCGCCATCGACCGTCGCTACACGACCAGCTTCCGCTACGGTCAGATGAATTCGCCGTTCGAGTACGAGAAAGTGCGTTACGTGTACACCGAAGCCCGCAAGCTGCAGGTGTCCGAGTAACGTGACCTGAAATCTGCCGGCGCTGCTGGCAGCAAAACCTGTAGGACTGGCTTTAGCCGGGAAGAGGCCCGTCGGCACGCCATCAAATTCGTGGTGTTAATGACGGCGTCTTCCCGGCTAAAGCCAGTCCTACAAGTGCACGGTCCGGCCGGTGGCGTTATGTCGGATCTTCGGGCCTCTTCGCGAGCAAGGTGGAGCGCCACCCCGGTCACTCCTACATGGACAGTGTTTGGCGCGCCACCTCACTCCTTGCGGATGGTGGGGGGTCTCCTGGAGTCTTGGGAATAAAGCCCGCAACCCATCGCCAAACCCGATCATTCCCGCGCAAAAACGTCACCCATTCATCGCCCCAACAGGCCTACCATAGGCGCCATTCCCCTTTTGCCGGAGTGAGCCCCATGACTCAATTTCGTAAAGTGCTGTCGATCCAGGCCGGGCAACCGACTTCGGACGGCGCAGGCGTCAAGCTGACCCGTGTGTTCGGCGGTCAAGGCATCGAATCCTTCGACCCGTTCCTGATGCTCGACGAGTTCGGTTCCGAGAACCCCGACGAGTACATCGCTGGCTTTCCGCCGCACCCCCATCGCGGGTTCGAGACCGTGACCTACATGCTCGAAGGTCGCATGCGTCATGAAGACCACATGGGCAACGTCGGTCTGCTGCAGGGCGGCGGCGTGCAGTGGATGACCGCTGCGCGCGGGGTCATTCACAGCGAGATGCCCGAGCAGGAAGAAGGCGCCATGCGCGGCTTCCAGCTGTGGCTCAACCTGCCGGCCAAATCGAAGATGGGCGACGCCGGTTACGACGACATTCAGCCCGAGCGCATTCCGCGCATCACCACGCAGAACGGCGTCGATGTTGTGGTGATCGCAGGTCAGTTCGACGACGGCCAGACGTCCCAGGCAGGCGCCGTGCAGCGCCCGGACACCGAGCCGCAGTATTTCGATTTCCACATGCCCGCCGGCAGCCACATCAACCCGCGCGTTGCCGATGGCCATCGCGTGCTGCTGTATGTGTACGAAGGAGAAGTCGAGATTGCCGGGCAGCCACAGAAACTCAGCCAGAGCCGTCTCGCGCGGTTGTCGGAAAGCGGTGAGATTCAGCTAAGCAGCCAAACGGGCGCACGCGTGTTGCTGATCGCTGGCAAGCCACTGGGCGAACCGATCGTGCAGTACGGCCCGTTCGTAATGAACAGCCGTGAAGAAATCGAACAGGCCCTGCGGGATTTCCGGGATGACAAACTGACGGCGTGATCGCCACTTACAGTGTAGGAGCGCGCTTGCCCGCGAATGCGATCTGCCTGAGCCAACGATGGCGCCTGACACAGCGCATTCGCCAGCAAGCCGGCTCCCACAGGTTTTGCGCCTGACGCTGAATACCGGCCAAGGCAAATCCTTTGTAAGAGCGCGCTTGCCCGCGAATGGGGTAGGCCTGCAATAGATAGGGTGAATGACACACCGCCATCGCGGGCAAGCGCGCGCCTACAGTGAGCTGCGACAGCTCATGCAGGGCCGCATTGAATCACTCGGGGCAGAGATTCACTCCAGCCGCAAGAACCGCATCAACTCTTCCTTCTGGGCCATCGCGTCGCGGCGGCCCAGTTCGATGAGCTCGCTGCAATAACCCGACTCGAACAACAGATAGCTCAGCACCCCTGCCCCGCTGGTCTTGGTCGCACCCGGGCCGCGCAGAAACGTGCGCAGCGCAGGAGGCAGTTCGCGGCGGTGACGGGCGGCGATTTCATCAATGGGCTGGCTGGGCGAAATCACCAGCACCTCCACAGGCGCAAGCGACTGAATGGGCGTCGATTCTGACGACTGCGGCCTGGGCATGTCAGACGCCGGCAGCAGGCGGCTGACCAGATTCAGCCGTTCCAGCAGTTCGATGTCACTCTCCAGGCTGTCAATGAACGTGCTGTTGAGCATGTGCCCACCGATCTGCGCAAGACTCGGTTGCACGCCACGGACCGCACGCGGCACGGGCGGGTTCACGCCTGGGCCACGGGGGTTGCCGCTGACGCCCACCACCAGCACGCGGTTGGCGCCCAGGTGCAGGGCCGGGCTGATCGGCGCCGACTGCCGCACCGCGCCGTCACCAAAATATTCCTGGCCCAGCTTCACGGGCGCAAACAGCAAGGGGATCGCCGAACTGGCCAGCAGATGGTCGATGGTCAAACGTGTCGGCAGGCCGATCCTGCGATGCCGCAGCCAGGATTCGATCGTGCCCTTGCCCTGATAAAACGTGACCGCCTGCCCTGACTCATAACCAAACGCCGTAATCGCCACTGCACGCAGCTGCTTGGCTTCAATGGCTTCGTCGATGCCGTCGAGGTTGAGGCGCGCGGTCAGCAGGTCTTTCAGCGGCGAACTGTTGAGCAGCGCCACCGGCACCTGTTGGCGACCGATGCCCAACAGGCTGCGGCCGAAGAACCGTGCGGCCTGGCGAATGACGCCAGTCCAGTCACTGCGCAACACCTGATGGCTGCGAAAGCCCTGCCAGAAGTCAGTGAGTTCGTGGATTGCCGTCCGAAATTGCGCGGCGCCGCTGGCCAGCTTCACCGCATTGATCGCCCCGGCGGAGGTGCCGACGATGACCGGAAAAGGATTCTTCGCGCCTATCGGCAACAAATCGGCGATGCCGGCGAGCACGCCCACCTGATACGCCGCGCGGGCACCGCCGCCGGACAGGATCAGCCCGGTGATGGGCTCGACGCCGGGAGCCAAGGCTGAGGCGTGGCGCACCGCTTGTTGTTCTATGGTGCTTGTCGTCATGGGGTCTCAGCTCTTGGTTTCAGCCACGCTTCTTGTACAGCTTCGGCTCACCCGGCGGCCGACTCTTGAACCGCCGGTGGGCCCAGAGGTACTGCTCGGGGCATGCGGTGACGGCGCGCTCGACCCATTGATTGATGCGAATGCAGTCCGCCTCGTCGCTCTCCCCCGGAAAATCGCTCAGCGGCGGATGGATCACCAGCGTGTAGCCGCTGCCGTCGGCCAGGCGCTCCTGAGTGAACGGCACGACCAGCGCGTGGCCGAGCTTGGCAAATTTACTGGTGGCCGGCACGGTGGCGGCCTGAATGCCGAACAACGGCACGAAGAGGCTCTGCTTGGCGCCGTAGTCCTGATCTGGCGCATACCAGATCGCCCGGCCCTTACGCAATTGCTTGATCATGCCGCGCACGTCTTCGCGCTCGACGGCAATTGAATCCTGGTTATGCCGCTCGCGGCCGCGTCGCTGAATGTAATCAAATAGCGCGTTCTTGTGCTCGCGGTACATGCCGTCGATGGTGTGCTGCTGCCCGAGCAGGGCCGCGCCGATTTCAAGCGTCGTGAAGTGCAGCGCCATGAGGATGACGCCATGGCCGTCCAGTTGCGCCTGCTTTAAATGATGAAGGCCTTCGATGTGCGCCAGCCGCGCCAGACGGGGCTTGCTCCACCACCAGCTCATGGCCATCTCGAAAAAAGCGATGCCGGTGGAGGCGAAGTTGGCCTTGAGCAGGCGCTTGCGCTCGGCTTTCGAATACTGCGGGAAACACAGTTCGAGGTTACGCGCGGCAATGACCCGCCGATCGGTCGCCTGGTAATACATGACCCGACCCAGGCCACGGCCGATCACCAGCAAGGCGCGAAAAGGCAACTGCACGATCAGCCAGAGCACGCCCAGCCCCAGCCACAGCAGCCAGAAGCGGGGATGAAGAAAGTGAGCTCGAAAACGCGGGCGATCCATTACAGCTTCCGTCAGGACAAAGGCGGGCATTCTACATCGGTTCGCGCGGATCGCGCCCCCGTCGGTTGCGCCTCCCTTGCGGCTGGCGGGCGTTATCGTTATAAGTCTCGGCACTTTTAGCGACAAGCCGCTGTATGCCGACATGAGCCAAATCGAATTGCAAGACAAGGACCCCGTGTTCCAGCTGAAGGGCAGCATGCTGGCCATCACCGTGCTGGAACTGGCCCGCAACAACCTCGAAGCGCTGGATCGTCAACTGGCGGCAAAAGTCGCCCAGGCGCCGAATTTCTTCAGCAATACACCGCTGGTGCTGGCCCTCGACAAGTTGCCGCCGGATGAAGGCGCGATCGATCTGCCGGCAATGATGCGCATCTGCCGCCAGCACGGTTTGCGCACCCTGGCCATTCGTGCCAACCGGATTGAAGACATCGCCGCCGCCATTTCCATCGACCTGCCGGTGCTGCCGCCTTCGGGCGCGCGCGAGCGACCGCTTGATCCGACGGAAGGCGAAGTCAAAAAGAAGCCGGAAATCATCGAGAAGCCGCCCGAGCCGTTGATCAAGCCGACCAAGATCATCACCGCCCCTGTGCGCGGTGGTCAGCAGATCTACGCCCAGGGCTCCGATCTGGTGGTGATCTCCTCGGTCAGCCCCGGCGCCGAACTGCTCGCCGACGGCAATATTCACGTGTACGGCCCGATGCGCGGCCGCGCGCTGGCGGGGATCAAAGGCGATACCAAGGCACGGATTTTCTGCCAGCAAATGGTTGCCGAACTGATCTCGATTGCCGGCCAGTACAAGGTGTCCGAAGACCTGCGTCGCGATCCACTATGGGGCGCCGGGGTACAGATCAGTCTGTCCGGGGACGTGTTGAACATCACCCGTCTTTAACGGATACTGCGCCATTTTTAAGCCACTCTGATTCGTCGCGAAAACGACGCGAAGGCACCGGGACGTTCGGGATATTTTTTTGTTTTCCCGAACATGGACTCCTTCACGGGTTCCGATCACCGCCCTCGCCCGCTTTAGTTGCGCCGTCACGAGGGGCTCTTCAGGGACTCAACGTCCTTT encodes the following:
- a CDS encoding cation acetate symporter; the encoded protein is MIRRLLAAFGLAAFAPTLWAAEALTGAVQKQPLNVSAIIMFVVFVGFTLYITYWASKKNKTASDYYSAGGKITGFQNGLAIAGDYMSAASFLGISALVYTSGYDGLIYSIGFLVGWPIILFLIAERLRNLGKYTFADVASYRLKQKEIRTLSACGSLVVVAFYLIAQMVGAGKLIQLLFGLDYAVAVVLVGILMCLYVLFGGMLATTWVQIIKAVMLLSGASFMALMVMKHVNFDFNVLFSEAVKVHPKGEAIMSPGGLVKDPVSAFSLGLALMFGTAGLPHILMRFFTVSDAKEARKSVLYATGFIGYFYILTFIIGFGAILLVSTNPTFKDAAGALLGGNNMAAIHLADAVGGSLFLGFISAVAFATILAVVAGLTLAGASAVSHDLYASVIKAGKANEKDEIRVSKYTTVALAVVAIGLGIAFESQNIAFMVGLAFSIAASCNFPVLLLSMYWKNLTTRGAMIGGWMGLISAVVLMILGPTIWVQILHHEKAIFPYEYPALFSIAIAFAGIWFFSITDKSKAAEGERALFMPQFVRSQTGLGASGAVSH
- a CDS encoding DUF485 domain-containing protein translates to MNDSIYLSIQNSPRFKELVSKRERFAWILSAIMLGLYAAFILLIAYGPQILGAKLSATSTITWGMPIGVGLIVSAFVLTAIYVRRANGEFDDLNNAILKEAQQ
- a CDS encoding glycine betaine ABC transporter substrate-binding protein — encoded protein: MTMRKILGVSAALALAISATLAHADAKPELSIGYVDGWSDSVATTNVAAEVIKQKLGYPVKLQAVAAGIMWQGVATGKLDMMLSAWLPVTHGEYWTKNKDKVTDYGPNFKDAKIGLIVPEYVKANSVADLKTDESFKKKIVGIDAGSGVMIKTDQAIKDYGLDGYKLQASSGAGMIAELTRAENKKESIAVTGWVPHWMFAKWKLKFLEDPKGVYGAAETVDNIGSLDLAKKAPDVADFLKKFQWTNKDEIGEVMLAIQDGAKPEAAAKDWVAKHPDRVKEWTGK
- a CDS encoding glycosyl hydrolase family 17 protein, with amino-acid sequence MSAPSRSPVALLYLFSCVIALLGLCGYWYWLGKPVILPDAATPTHKLQCASYTPFDKDQSPFDQPFTLRPARMDADLALLATRFDCVRTYSMTGMETLPDIARKYGLKLMLGAWVNGNPIDTAKEIKALVMAANTHPDVVTAVIVGNESLLRKEVTGAQLATLIRQVKAQVKQPVTYADVWEYWLQYPEVAPAVDFLTIHLLPYWEDDPSGIDKALSHVAQIREEFGKTFAPKDILIGETGWPSEGRQRETALPSRVNEARFIRSFVAMAEQHGWHYNLIEAFDQPWKRQSEGAVGGYWGLFDADRQDKGVLAGPVSNLPLWPFWLTVSGAIAVLALAWAGRVNHPRSALMLPVLAAFAGCCIGTWGELARVNSRFAGEYLWAVALVALNLLVLAHAALALSARRGWRERVFAWLDARAGWWLCASGFAAAVMMLAMVFDPRYRSFATATLWLPALVYLIRPAAAPRREIGLLMFIVGAGIVPQLFREGVSNPQAWAWAGVSLLMALALWRSVRIGAPVKAPKSAAKAV
- a CDS encoding serine/threonine protein kinase — protein: MLRFLRLAALSGGLFLSASVMAVDIDPSSYGFPLTNPFEATIATTPADLRAKVPEDADIDQDDYSLTMRPEREFTLPDNFWAVKKLHYRLAKQDHPAPLIFLIAGTGAPYNSTLNEYLKKLYYGAGYNVVQLSSPTSYDFMSAASRFATPGVTKEDAEDLYRVMQAVRAQQSKLQVTEYYLTGYSLGALDAAFVSKLDETRRSFNFKKVLLINPPVNLYTSITNLDKMVQTDVKGITNSTTFYELVLQKLTRYFREKGYIDLNDALLFDFQQSKQHLSNEQMAMLIGTSFRFSAADIAFTSDLINRRGLITPPKTPISEGTSLTPFLKRALQCDFDCYVTEQVIPMWRARTDGGSLLQLVDQVSLYALKDYLASSKKIAVMHNADDVILGPGDLGFLRKTFGDRLTVYPYGGHCGNMNYRVNSDAMLEFFRG
- a CDS encoding VacJ family lipoprotein, whose protein sequence is MAKRLLLIAALLCAGAVHAADAPIVSQAAPVKRIDNPDGFTEPLKSLKFNPGLDAQEFERSSLNALNVYDPLESWNRRVYHFNYRFDEWVFLPVVNGYKYVTPSFVRTGVSNFFSNLGDVPNLLNSLLQFKGKRSMETTGRLIVNTTLGIAGLWDPATMMGLKKQSEDFGQTLGFYGVPAGPYLVLPILGPSNLRDTGGLVFDFTAESQINFLNVAQVSEDHPELYLLRAIDRRYTTSFRYGQMNSPFEYEKVRYVYTEARKLQVSE